The Streptomyces sp. NBC_00775 genome includes the window CGCTGCGCGCCTTCGACCTGGTGTTCGTCTTCAACAAGGGCGCCCAGGGCACCGAGCTGCTCTCGATCCTGGTCACCAACAACATCATCGGCGAGTCCAGCCGCATCGGGTACGGATCGGCCATCGCCGTCGTCCTGCTCGTGATCTCGCTCGTCGTGATCATCCCGTACCTGGTGGCCACCTTCCGGAAGGAGCGGCGCGCATGAGCACCCCCACCGCCGCGCTCGGCAAGCAGCGCACCCCCGTCCGCCCGGCCCGGGTCCTGCTGCACGTGTTCCTCGTCCTCACGTCACTGGCCTGGCTCGGCCCGCTGCTGTGGGCCCTGTTCGCCGCCCTGCGGCCGTACGGCGAGACCAGCGAGAAGGGCTACGTCTCGTGGCCCGACAAGCTGAGCTTCGACAACTTCACCAACGCGTTCCAGCAGTCCGACATGCTCCACTACTTCGGCAACACGCTGCTGATCGCGATCCCGGCCGTGCTGCTGACGCTGTTCCTGTCGTCGTGCGTCGCGTTCTACGTCAGCCGCTTCGACTTCCGCGTCAACCTCTTCCTGCTGCTGGTGTTCACGGCCGGCAACCTGCTCCCGCAGCAGGTCATCATCACCCCGCTGTACCGCCTGTACCTGCTGATCGACCTGCCCGGGATCACCGTCAGCGGCAAGCTGTACGACTCCGCGCTCGGCCTGGTCCTCATCCACGTGGCGTTCCAGTCCGGGTTCTGCGCCTTCGTGCTGAGCAACTACATGCGCTCGCTGCCGCACGAGCTGACCGAGGCCGCGCTCGTCGACGGCGCCTCGGTGTGGCGGCTGTACTGGCAGATCGTGCTGCCGCTGTGCAAGCCCGCGATCGCGGCCCTGGCGACCCTGCTGTCCATCTGGATCTACAACGACTTCTTCTGGGCCATCGTGCTGATCTCCACCGGCGAGAACATGCCGATCACCTCGGCCCTGAACAACCTCTCCGGCCAGTACTTCACCGACCCCAACCTGGTCGCCGCCGGCGCCCTGCTCACCGCGATCCCGACGCTGACCGTGTACTTCGCGCTCCAGCGCCAGTTCGTCGGCGGTCTCACGCTGGGCGCCAACAAGGGCTGACGCCCTCGTACTTGAAAGAGAACCACCGTGCCCCACCCCTTCACTCCGCTCGACTCCGTGCCCGTGGACCCGCGCAGGGCCAGGGTCTACGAGGAGGGCTGGCAGTCCTGGAGCCCCAGCGGCGCCTACGCCCTCGACGCGACGCCGTACCGGCCGACCAACGACAACTGGGCGACCGTCTGCTACCGGCCAGGCGTCACCGTCCCCCACGGCACCTTCCAGGGTGAGGGCCTGCTGGCGCTCGACCCCGGCGACGGCTCGCCGGTCCGGCTGTGGGCGGCGGCCGAGCCGCTGCGGTCCGTGCCGTCCATCCGGCTGGAGATACGGGGTGACCGGGCGGAGATCAGCGCCGACGGGCCGGTGAAGTCGCTGACCGGCACCGACATCCAGTCCCTGCTGGCGGACTGGGCGGACGGCCTCGGCCTCGCCGCCCCGCGGCCGGCGCCCACCGTCTGGTGCTCCTGGTACGAGTACTTCACCGCCGTCACCGAGGACGACATCCACGAGAACCTCCGTGCGATGGACACCCTCGACCTCCCCATCGACGTCGTCCAGATCGACGACGGCTACCAGCGCGCCCTCGGCGACTGGCTCACCCTCTCCGGCCGCTTCCGCTCCCGCTCCGGCATCGCCGACACCATCCGCGCGCGGGGCCGCAGGGCGGGCATCTGGACGGCGCCGTTCCTGGTCGACCCGGGCAGCGAACTCGCCACGGCCCACCCCGACTGGCTCGTCCGGTCCCTCGACGGCACGCCCCTGCACGCGGGCCGCAACTGGGGCCACGACCTGTACGTCCTGGACACCACGCACCCGGCCGCGGCGGCCTACCTGACCGAGGTCTTCACCACCCTGCGCGCCGAGGGCTACGACTACTTCAAGGTCGACTTCCTCTACGCGGGCGCCCTGGACGGCGTACGGCACGACGGAACCGACGCCCTCACGGCGTACCGCTCCGGTATCGCCCTGATCCGCGAGGCGATCGGCCCGGACGCCTATCTGCTGGGCTGCGGTGCGCCGGTCCTCCCCTCCATCGGCCTGTTCGACGCGATGCGCGTCAGCCCCGACACGGCTCCGCACCGCCGCTCCGAGGCCGACGACTACTCCCAGCCCGGCCAGGACGCCGCCGAGTTCACCGGCGTCGGACGCCAGTGGCAGCACGGCCGTCTCTGGGTCAACGACCCCGACTGCCTGATGGCCCGCCCCGCCGTGGAGACCCGCGAACGCTGGGCGGCGCATGTGGAGGCCACCGGCGGCCTGATGGCGTCCAGCGACCGGCTGCTGTCGCTGGACGAGTGGGGCGTGACCACAACTCGACGTCTGCTGGGGGGAGTTACCCGATGAGCGGCATCCGCACTCTGTCCGTGCCCGGTATCGCGTACGGCGGCGACTACAACCCCGAGCAGTGGCCCGAGGACGTCTGGGCCGAGGACATGCGCCTGATGCGCGAGGCCGGCGTGACCATGGTCAGCGTGGGCATCTTCGCGTGGGCCCTGCTCGAACCGTCCGAGGGCGTGTACGACTTCGCCCGCATGGACCGCCTGCTCGACCTGCTGCACGAGAACGGCATCGCGGCCGACCTGGCCACCCCCACGGCAGCGCCCCCGGCGTGGTTCTTCCGCGCGCACCCCGAGGCGCTGCCCGTGGACCGCGACGGCCGCACCCTCTCGTACGGCAGCCGGCAGACCTTCTGCCCGAGCAGCCCCGCCTACCGCGAGGCCGCCCTGCGCATCGCGGGCGCCCTCGCCGAGCGGTACGCCGGCCACCCGGCGGTGGCGATGTGGCACGTCCACAACGAGTACGGCTGCCACAACGCGGAGTGCTACTGCGACACGAGCGCGGCGGCCTTCCGCGGCTGGCTCCGGGCCCGGTACTCCGACGACCTGGCGGAGCTCAACCACGCCTGGGGCACCACCTTCTGGAGCCAGTGGTACTACGACTGGGACGAGATCCTGCCGCCCCGCGCCACCGGAGCCGTCCCCAACCCGACCCACCAGCTGGACTGGCGCCGCTTCTGCTCGGACGAACTGCTGTCGCTGTACGTCGCCGAGCGGGACGTACTGCGCCGGGCGGCCCCGGCGACGCCCGCCACCACCAACTTCATGGTGATGGACAACTTCGACGCGCTGGACTACTGGCGCTGGGCGCCCGAGCTGGACGTCGTCTCCAACGACCACTATCTGATGTCCGCCGACCCCGAGTCGGAGATCGACATCGCGCTGAGCGGCGACCTGATGCGCTCGCTCGCGGGCGGCCCCTGGCTGCTGATGGAGCACTCCACGGGCGCGGTGAACTGGCAGCCCGTCAACCGCGCCAAGGGGCCGGGGGAGCTGCGCCGCAACGCCCTCGCGCATGTGGCGCACGGCGCGGACGGCATCGCCTACTTCCAGTGGCGGGCGGCCAAGGCGGGCGCCGAGCAGTGGCACTCGGCGATGCTGCCGCACGCGGGGACGGACAGCCGCATCTGGCAGGACGTCGTCGCACTGGGCCAGGACCTGAAGGCCCTGGCGGAGGTGCGCGGCAGCACGGGCACGGCGTCCGTCGCCATCGTCTGGGACTGGAACGCCCGCTGGGCCGTGGAACTGCCCTCCCAGCCGAGCGGCGAACTCCGCTTCCAGGACCTGGTCCGTGACTGGTACGAGCCGCTGTGGCGCGCGGGCGTGGCCGTGGACTTCGTACGCCCCGAAGCGGACCTGAGCGCGTACCGCCTGGTCCTGGCGCCGAGCCTGTACCTGGTGGACGACGCAGGCGCGGCGAACCTGGCCGCCTTCGCCGAACGCGGCGGCACGCTCGCCGTCGGCTTCCACAGCGGGGCGGTGGACGAGAACTGCCATGTGCGGCTGGGCGGTTACCCGGGCGCGTTCCGGGAGGTCCTCGGCGTACGGTCCGACGAACTGTTCCCGCTGCTGGCCGACGAGACGGTGGGCCTGAGCGGGGGCGGCACGGCCACGCTGTGGTCGGAGCGGGTGCGTCTCGCGGGCGCGCGGGCGGTGACCTCGTACACGGAGGGCCCGCTGACGGGCGTTCCGGCGGTCACCCGGCACACATACGGCGCGGGCACCGCCTGGTACCTGGCCACCCGCCCGGATCCGGCCACACTGGGCGCCCTGCTGACCCGGATCCGCGAGGAGGCGGGCGTCGAGCCGGTCGCGACCACCCCACTCGGCATCGAGGCGGTCCGCCGCCGGGGGCCGCACGCCGACTACCTCTTCCTGATCGACCACGGCGGCCAGGGCGCTGAGGTGCCGGTCGCCGCCGACGCGACGGAACTCCTCACCGGTAAGCCCGCTTTGGGGTCGGTGACGGTTCCGCCGGGTGGGACGGCCGTGGTACGGGAGCCGCACGGGAG containing:
- a CDS encoding beta-galactosidase — protein: MSGIRTLSVPGIAYGGDYNPEQWPEDVWAEDMRLMREAGVTMVSVGIFAWALLEPSEGVYDFARMDRLLDLLHENGIAADLATPTAAPPAWFFRAHPEALPVDRDGRTLSYGSRQTFCPSSPAYREAALRIAGALAERYAGHPAVAMWHVHNEYGCHNAECYCDTSAAAFRGWLRARYSDDLAELNHAWGTTFWSQWYYDWDEILPPRATGAVPNPTHQLDWRRFCSDELLSLYVAERDVLRRAAPATPATTNFMVMDNFDALDYWRWAPELDVVSNDHYLMSADPESEIDIALSGDLMRSLAGGPWLLMEHSTGAVNWQPVNRAKGPGELRRNALAHVAHGADGIAYFQWRAAKAGAEQWHSAMLPHAGTDSRIWQDVVALGQDLKALAEVRGSTGTASVAIVWDWNARWAVELPSQPSGELRFQDLVRDWYEPLWRAGVAVDFVRPEADLSAYRLVLAPSLYLVDDAGAANLAAFAERGGTLAVGFHSGAVDENCHVRLGGYPGAFREVLGVRSDELFPLLADETVGLSGGGTATLWSERVRLAGARAVTSYTEGPLTGVPAVTRHTYGAGTAWYLATRPDPATLGALLTRIREEAGVEPVATTPLGIEAVRRRGPHADYLFLIDHGGQGAEVPVAADATELLTGKPALGSVTVPPGGTAVVREPHGS
- a CDS encoding carbohydrate ABC transporter permease; translation: MSTPTAALGKQRTPVRPARVLLHVFLVLTSLAWLGPLLWALFAALRPYGETSEKGYVSWPDKLSFDNFTNAFQQSDMLHYFGNTLLIAIPAVLLTLFLSSCVAFYVSRFDFRVNLFLLLVFTAGNLLPQQVIITPLYRLYLLIDLPGITVSGKLYDSALGLVLIHVAFQSGFCAFVLSNYMRSLPHELTEAALVDGASVWRLYWQIVLPLCKPAIAALATLLSIWIYNDFFWAIVLISTGENMPITSALNNLSGQYFTDPNLVAAGALLTAIPTLTVYFALQRQFVGGLTLGANKG
- a CDS encoding glycoside hydrolase family 36 protein, whose translation is MPHPFTPLDSVPVDPRRARVYEEGWQSWSPSGAYALDATPYRPTNDNWATVCYRPGVTVPHGTFQGEGLLALDPGDGSPVRLWAAAEPLRSVPSIRLEIRGDRAEISADGPVKSLTGTDIQSLLADWADGLGLAAPRPAPTVWCSWYEYFTAVTEDDIHENLRAMDTLDLPIDVVQIDDGYQRALGDWLTLSGRFRSRSGIADTIRARGRRAGIWTAPFLVDPGSELATAHPDWLVRSLDGTPLHAGRNWGHDLYVLDTTHPAAAAYLTEVFTTLRAEGYDYFKVDFLYAGALDGVRHDGTDALTAYRSGIALIREAIGPDAYLLGCGAPVLPSIGLFDAMRVSPDTAPHRRSEADDYSQPGQDAAEFTGVGRQWQHGRLWVNDPDCLMARPAVETRERWAAHVEATGGLMASSDRLLSLDEWGVTTTRRLLGGVTR